The nucleotide sequence AGCACCTCTTAATATGAGGAGTAAATTTATAGATTTGATAAACGAACAAATTAAGAGTGCAAAGGAAGGGAAGAATGCAAGAATTATAGTTAAGATAAATGCTCTTGTAGATAGAGAGTTAATAACAAAGCTTTATGAGGCATCTTTTGCGGGTGTTGTAATAGATTTAATTGTAAGAGGAATATGCTGTTTAAGACCTAATTATGGTGAGATAAGTAGGAATATAAATGTTATAAGTATAGTTGGAAGATTTTTAGAGCACAGCAGAATATTTTATTTTTATAATGGGGAAGAAGAAAAAGTATATCTTTCAAGTGCTGATTGGATGACAAGAAATCTGGATAGAAGAGTTGAAATACTGTTTCCAGTTGAAGATAAAAAAAATAAATTTATGATAAAAGAACAGCTTAAGACGTACCTTATGGATAATGTAAAGGCAAGAAGATTGAGAAGTGATGGTTCTTATGAAAGAATAGAGGATAGTCATGATACTTTAAATTCTCAAAAATATTTTCAAGAAAAGGCAAAAAAGATTGCTGTAAGGAGTAGTGTCAGAAAGAAAATAATAGATTTTCATAGATAGCAGGTTTAAATTAAAATGGGATTGCATTAAGCAATCCCATCTTTGGTTTTCAAAGCAACTAGTTTACTAAATAGTTGCTTTGAGTTGATGTTTTGAAAGAGATATAAATTTAGTTTTGGTATAGGAGTTTGCGAGCTACTTTAATCAGTTAAGGTATTTAGATGTTTTAAAAACGTCGTCATCTCCATTGTAGGTATAATCAAACTCCCATGTAGCTATGTTGTTGCTTACTATGGGGTCTACTACAGGATCAGGCATTGGTGTATAGTCATATTCGGAATATGACCTTATATCTTTAGGCCTCTGTTCAAAGTAGTTCCTCATATGAGGAGCATAAGTTTTTTTGTCATCCAAAATTAACTCCTCCTCACATAGTTTTATTGATATATGGAACATTTATATTATGCCTAATATAAATAATTTAATTCATATATTGAATAAATTTTACTCTTTCTTTTTATATTATTTAATATTTTATTTTATTAAACTCTATTTTCAATTTAATAAAATAATGGTAAAAAAACAAAAAATTAAAAGTTACTATTGTAAACATGCGTTTATATAGTATATAATAAAAAAAACATACTATTTTTAAAAAAATGATAATTAAAAGGGGGAAAAATTAATGAATAGTTATGTAAAAAGGATGTTAACGATAAGCACAGCAGTGTTTATAACTATGGGCAGCTTTGCAAGCATTGTCCACGCAGAGCCTCAGGGGGATGTTGGTGTTACAGAGGGAGTAGGCGATACTATAGCCAATAAAGCTTCGTTTTTAGGGGATTTAGATCCAAATACTCAGGTAACAATTGATATTGTAATAAAGCTTCAAAACAAATCTGAACTTCAACAATATATTAATGATACAGTTACACCTAAAAGTTCTAATTATAGAAGATATTTAAGTGTAGCTGAGTTTAAAAAGTCATTTGCTCCAAAATCGAAACAAATCAATGAATTGACTGAATATTTAAAAGCTTTTGGCATTAAAAGTGAAGTATATCAAGATAATTTAATTGTTACGGCTACCGGAACAGCAGATCAAATAAATAAAGCGTTTAATGTTGAACTTAAGCATGCGTCATATAAGGGAAAAAACTTTCATGCCAGTAAAAAGCAGCCTAAACTTCCTAAAAAAATTGCTGATAACATTTTATGTATTTTAGGTTTAAGTAGTTATTCAAGCTATACAACGAAAACTGTAAAGGTTCCAAATGAATTTAAGCCTTCAAACAGTAATGGACCTCTTTCTCTTAATCCTTCAGATTTAATTAAGCATTATAATGTACAACCTTTATATAAAAATGGTGCAAGTGGTAAGAATGAAAGCATAGGTATTGTTACCTTAGCTGAATTTAATCCAAATGATGCATATTCGTTTTGGAAACAAGAAGGTATTAAAACTGACAAAAGGCGTATAAAAGTCATTAATGTTGATGGTGGTTCCGGTAATGATGGGGCAGACGAAACAACACTTGATGTAGAGCAATCAGGTGCATTAGCTCCAAAGGCTGAAGTTAATGTATATGTTGCCCCAAATACTGATCCGGGTTTTGTGGATGCCTTTGCTAATGTAATTAATGAAAATAAATGTCATCAGATATCTGCAAGTTGGGGAGAGAGTGAAGACCTCATTTCATATTTAGTATCACAAGGTCAAGAAACCAAGGGGTATGCAGAAGCATTTAATCAATTATTTATGCAGGCTGCAGCGCAAGGTATTTCTATGTTTGCAGCTGCTGGAGATTCTGGGGCCTATGATTCAAAAGAAAATACACCACCATCATATGAACTTTCTGTAGATAATCCAGCTGAT is from Clostridium acetobutylicum ATCC 824 and encodes:
- a CDS encoding S53 family peptidase; amino-acid sequence: MNSYVKRMLTISTAVFITMGSFASIVHAEPQGDVGVTEGVGDTIANKASFLGDLDPNTQVTIDIVIKLQNKSELQQYINDTVTPKSSNYRRYLSVAEFKKSFAPKSKQINELTEYLKAFGIKSEVYQDNLIVTATGTADQINKAFNVELKHASYKGKNFHASKKQPKLPKKIADNILCILGLSSYSSYTTKTVKVPNEFKPSNSNGPLSLNPSDLIKHYNVQPLYKNGASGKNESIGIVTLAEFNPNDAYSFWKQEGIKTDKRRIKVINVDGGSGNDGADETTLDVEQSGALAPKAEVNVYVAPNTDPGFVDAFANVINENKCHQISASWGESEDLISYLVSQGQETKGYAEAFNQLFMQAAAQGISMFAAAGDSGAYDSKENTPPSYELSVDNPADSPYITAAGGTTLAWQGTVKETSVKVDKERAWGWDYLYPAFDADGLYSSGKLDKYFVGGGGGFSKIFDTPDYQKGISGVNRFTGVKQWTASNPQGPLLLNVTRDAAQQIVTGKDTGRNVPDISMDADPYTGYNVYMNGEMSSIGGTSIVAPQLAGLCALINDNNNTQVGFWNPQIYKFAQSSNSPLNPLNDTGSSNDNIFYTATKGTIYNQATGLGIPDIAKLNASFGR